From Oryza sativa Japonica Group chromosome 4, ASM3414082v1, one genomic window encodes:
- the LOC4336652 gene encoding uncharacterized protein, translated as MCWCAPIATAPVAGGRFPPPSLRCRRRRGRSVRADASPEPVDTQRKKVAVAGAGWAGLAAAHHLVKQGYEVTLLGAESGPTEEIGLRGFWYPYRNIFSLVDELGISPFTGWTKAAYYSSQGLAVEFPIFHDQPRLPAPFGMLTYPEFPSLPLIDRLTSIPVMAAVIDFNNTDTAWMKYDAMSARDLFKMFGCSQKLYKEIFQPAIQAALFAPGEQCSAAATLGMLYYYMLSHQENSDFLLCRGEVEDIIFSPWLKSLELQGLKFHGNRVPTSLAINKDTACISGIVCGEEVHEADAFVLANGLSSLQYIIKNSPFLQSRQEFVNLLHLSTIDVVSIKLWFDKKITIPKVANVCSGFDDPSRWTFFDLTSIYDDYADKSTTIVEAEFYNASHLLPLNDEQIVSEASSHLIKCIQDFEEATVIQQLVRRSPKSTMHFLPGSYKYTVRGSTTLPNLFIAGDWIVNRHGSFSKEKAYVTGLEAANRVVDYFGDGDFAKIIAVEEDEPHIETARNLNRRANELKTQIPFSEFFL; from the exons ATGTGCTGGTGTGCGCCTATCGCCACCgcgcccgtcgccggcggccggttcCCTCCGCCCTctctccgctgccgccgtcgtcgagggaGATCGGTCCGCGCGGACGCCTCCCCGGAGCCCGTCGACACGCAGCGGAAgaaggtcgccgtcgccggggccGGCTGGgcaggcctcgccgccgcgcatcACCTCGTCAAACAG GGATACGAGGTCACGCTTCTGGGGGCCGAGAGCGGCCCAACCGAGGAGATTGGTCTCAGAG GGTTTTGGTACCCATACCGTAACATTTTCTCGTTGGTGGATGAGCTCGGGATCTCGCCTTTCACAGGGTGGACTAAAGCTGCATACTACTCTTCACAAGGGCTTGCA GTGGAATTTCCCATTTTTCATGACCAGCCCCGATTACCAGCTCCCTTTGGAATGTTAACATATCCAGAA TTCCCAAGTCTTCCTTTAATTGATAGGTTGACATCGATTCCTGTCATGGCTGCAG TCATTGACTTCAACAACACAGACACTGCTTGGATGAAATATGATGCAA TGAGTGCAAGAGATCTGTTTAAGATGTTCGGTTGCTCTCAAAAACTCTACAAGGAAATTTTTCAACCAGCAATTCAGGCCGCCCTGTTTGCTCCAGGTGAGCAATGCAGTGCAGCTGCAACACTGGGGATGTTGTATTACTATATGCTCTCTCATCAG GAAAACTCTGATTTTTTGTTGTGCCGTGGGGAAGTGGAAGACATAATTTTCTCTCCTTGGTTGAAATCACTGGAACTGCAAGGCTTAAAATTCCATGGAAACAGAGTGCCAACAAGTTTGGCCATAAATAAGGACACTGCATGTATCTCTGGAATTGTCTGTGGAGAGGAGGTACATGAGGCAGATGCATTTGTTTTGGCTAATGGACTCTCTTCGCTACAATATATCATCAAGAACAG TCCGTTTCTACAGTCTCGGCAAGAATTTGTTAATCTTCTTCATCTGTCCACGATTGATGTGGTCTCTATAAAGTTATGGTTTGATAAGAAG ATCACAATTCCAAAGGTTGCCAATGTTTGTTCTGGTTTTGATGATCCATCTAGGTGGACATTCTTTGACCTTACTTCAATATATGATGATTATGCTGACAAATCAACAACAATTGTGGAGGCTGAATTT TACAATGCTAGCCATTTGCTGCCACTGAATGATGAGCAGATCGTTTCTGAGGCTTCATCACACCTTATCAAATGCATACAGGATTTTGAGGAGGCTACCGTGATCCAACAATTGGTCAGAAGATCTCCTAAATCTACAATGCACTTCCTTCCAG GTTCTTACAAGTACACAGTGCGAGGATCAACTACCTTACCAAATTTGTTTATTGCTGGTGATTGGATAGTGAACCGACATGGGTCCTTTTCAAAG GAAAAGGCATATGTGACTGGACTCGAAGCTGCTAATAGGGTGGTGGACTATTTTGGTGATGGCGACTTTGCGAAAATAATTGCAGTTGAAGAAGACGAGCCTCATATAGAGACAGCACGGAATCTCAATAGAAGAGCCAACGAATTAAAGACTCAGATTCCTTTCTCGGAGTTCTTTCTCTAA
- the LOC136351271 gene encoding uncharacterized protein translates to MAIPVYSITRAEIEEFWRRKEMEEEEQRLTAEKEAARIKAKTLMIEDYAIFEQMIREILEEGIKGDSARAERDITTNGAAATKSTEGRIGIKDWWRKSTYAYLNEPAMTSTDENGRRKHAIKYIPQERCMNFFSSIPSQHNTTTFAIF, encoded by the exons ATGGCGATCCCGGTTTACAGCATCACAAGGGCAGAGATCGAGGAGTTCTGGAGGAGAAAGGAGATGGAAGAAGAGGAGCAGCGCCTCACCGCCGAGAAGGAAGCTGCAAGAATCAAAGCCAAGACACTTATG ATTGAAGATTATGCGATCTTCGAGCAAATGATAAGGGAGATTCTTGAGGAGGGTATCAAAGGTGACAGCGCAAGGGCGGAGAGAGACATCACCACGAACGGCGCCGCTGCCACCAAGAGCACTGAGGGAAGGATTGGCATCAAAGATTG GTGGAGAAAAAGCACTTATGCTTATCTGAATGAACCAGCAATGACATCCACGGATGAGAACGGCAGAAGGAAGCACGCCATCAAATACATCCCACAGGAGAGATGCATGAACTTCTTCTCATCGATTCCAAGTCAACATAATACTACTACTTTTGCAATCTTCTAA
- the LOC4336650 gene encoding Flavin-containing amine oxidase encodes MSDQPPPYTPLPLLSSFPPNPYPDQTPDPASTPTLVLPNPAFPNKRKRTGFRRKLPSGSPAAPVAVAASPSAQPPPRASAADDIIVINREPTAEAVTALTAGFPADSLTDEEIEAGVVSDVGGIEQVNYILIRNHLLTRWRETFNSWLAKESFATLIPPHCDHLLNAAYSFLVSHGHINFGVAPAIKERIPKEPTRHNTVIVVGAGLAGLAAARQLVAFGFKVVVLEGRKRCGGRVYTKKMEGGGRSAAGDLGGSVLTGTFGNPLGIVAKQLGLPMHKIRDKCPLYRPDGSPVDPEVDKKVEGTFNKLLDKSSLLRASMGDVAMDVSLGAALETLRQTDGDLSTDQEMNLFNWHLANLEYANAGLLSKLSLAFWDQDDPYDMGGDHCFLPGGNGRLVQALAENVPIVYERTVHTIRYGGDGVQVVVNGGQVYEGDMALCTVPLGVLKNGGVKFVPELPQRKLDSIKRLGFGLLNKVAMLFPHVFWSTDLDTFGHLTEDPSHRGEFFLFYSYATVAGGPLLMALVAGEAAHNFETTPPTDAVSSVLKILRGIYEPQGIEVPDPLQSVCTRWGTDSFSLGSYSHVAVGASGDDYDILAESVGDGRLFFAGEATTRRYPATMHGAFISGLREAANITLHANARAAKSKVEKGPSTNTQACAALLMDLFRQPDLEFGSFSVIFGGQASDPKSPAILKVELGGPRKKGATEGGKADQHHSNKLLFQQLQSHFNQQQQLYVYTLLSRQQAMELREVRGGDEMRLHYLCEKLGVKLVGRKGLGPGADAVIASIKAERNSSRTKTRPSKLKIGIPKSKS; translated from the exons atgtcTGACCAACCACCTCCCtacacccccctccccctcctctcctcctttccccCGAACCCCTACCCCGACCAAACCCCCGATCCCGCGTCCACCCCCACCCTTGTCCTCCCCAACCCCGCCTTCCCCAACAAGCGCAAGCGCACCGGCTTCCGCCGCAAGCTCCCCTCCGGCTCCCCCGccgcgcccgtcgccgtcgctgcgtCTCCTTCCGCccagccgccgccccgcgcctccgccgccgacgacatcATCGTGATCAACCGGGAGCCGACAGCGGAGGCGGTCACCGCACTCACCGCGGGCTTCCCGGCGGACTCCCTCACCGACGAGGAGATCGAGGCGGGCGTGGTCTCCGACGTGGGCGGCATCGAGCAGGTGAACTACATCCTCATCCGCAACCACCTCCTCACCAGGTGGCGCGAGACCTTCAACTCGTGGCTCGCCAAGGAGTCCTTCGCGACGCTCATCCCGCCACACTGCGACCACCTCCTCAACGCCGCCTACTCCTTCCTCGTCTCCCATGGCCACATCAACTTCGGCGTGGCGCCCGCCATCAAGGAGCGCATCCCCAAGGAGCCCACGAGGCACAACACCGTCATCGTTGTCGGCGCCGGCCTTGCTGGGCTCGCCGCGGCACGGCAGCTGGTGGCGTTCGGATTTAAAGTGGTGGTGTTGGAGGGCCGCAAGCGGTGCGGTGGCCGTGTGTACACCAAGAAGATGGAAGGAGGTGGACGCTCAGCTGCTGGTGACCTTGGCGGCAGTGTGCTTACCGGCACATTCGGGAACCCGCTGGGCATTGTGGCGAAACAGCTCGGCTTGCCGATGCACAAGATCAGGGACAAGTGCCCACTTTACAGGCCTGATGGGTCACCAGTTGATCCAGAGGTAGATAAGAAAGTGGAGGGTACATTTAACAAGCTTCTTGATAAGTCTAGTCTTCTACGGGCATCAATGGGGGATGTGGCGATGGATGTCTCGCTTGGCGCTGCACTTGAGACGTTACGGCAGACGGATGGCGATCTCTCTACTGACCAGGAGATGAACTTGTTCAATTGGCACTTAGCAAATCTGGAGTATGCTAATGCAGGGTTGCTGTCAAAGCTGAGCCTTGCATTCTGGGACCAGGACGATCCGTATGACATGGGCGGGGATCACTGTTTCTTGCCTGGCGGCAATGGTAGGCTTGTGCAGGCCCTGGCAGAGAATGTGCCGATTGTTTACGAGAGGACAGTGCACACTATACGTTATGGAGGGGATGGGGTTCAGGTGGTTGTCAATGGTGGGCAGGTGTATGAAGGCGACATGGCGCTGTGCACTGTTCCACTTGGGGTTCTGAAAAATGGTGGCGTCAAGTTTGTACCTGAGCTGCCACAGAGAAAACTTGATAGTATTAAAAGACTAGGCTTTGGGTTGTTGAACAAGGTTGCAATGTTGTTTCCTCATGTTTTCTGGAGCACTGACCTTGATACCTTTGGACACCTGACTGAAGACCCAAGTCATCGTGGAGAGTTCTTTCTGTTCTATAGTTATGCAACAGTGGCCGGTGGTCCATTGCTGATGGCACTGGTTGCTGGTGAAGCTGCCCACAACTTTGAAACCACACCCCCTACTGATGCTGTCAGTTCTGTTCTCAAGATACTGAGAG GTATCTATGAACCTCAAGGTATTGAGGTCCCAGATCCTCTGCAGAGTGTTTGTACTAGATGGGGCACAGACTCCTTCAGTCTAGGTTCGTATTCTCATGTTGCTGTTGGAGCATCTGGAGATGACTATGACATACTAGCTGAAAGTGTTGGAGATGGGCGGTTGTTTTTCGCTGGAGAGGCCACCACGAGACGTTATCCAGCAACAATGCATGGTGCTTTCATCAGTGGTCTGCGGGAGGCTGCAAATATCACTCTCCATGCCAATGCCCGAGCAGCAAAGAGCAAAGTTGAAAAAGGTCCATCAACAAATACACAGGCCTGTGCTGCTCTACTCATGGACTTGTTTAGGCAACCAGATTTGGAATTTGGCAGCTTCTCTGTCATTTTTGGTGGACAAGCTTCTGATCCAAAGTCCCCAGCCATTCTGAAGGTGGAACTAGGTGGCCCTAGAAAGAAAGGTGCAACTGAAGGGGGAAAGGCGGACCAGCACCACTCAAATAAATTGTTGTTTCAGCAACTCCAATCACATTTCAACCAGCAACAACAACTTTATGTCTACACATTACTATCACGACAGCAGGCTATGGAGCTAAGAGAGGTTAGAGGAGGTGATGAAATGAGGCTGCATTACCTCTGTGAAAAGCTTGGTGTGAAATTAGTTGGCAGGAAAGGTCTTGGTCCGGGGGCTGATGCTGTGATTGCATCCATTAAGGCAGAGCGGAACAGCAGTAGAACTAAAACTAGGccctcaaaattaaaaattggaATCCCTAAATCTAAATCTTGA
- the LOC4336649 gene encoding thioredoxin-like 3-3, with protein sequence MEEGEAKKTGLEGTGLSLPGSSHGNLRSAGSDQQLKQMLDSLKSSKSPAVINYGASWCRVCSQILPPFCRFSNEFKNLTFIYADIDECPETTQNIRYTPTFHFYRDGEKVDEMLGTGEERLHDRLWLHS encoded by the exons ATGGAAGAGGGGGAGGCCAAGAAGACAGGCCTGGAGGGCACTGGGCTGTCGCTCCCGGGCAGCTCACACGGCAATCTACGGAGCGCCGGCAGCGACCAGCAGCTGAAGCAGATGCTGGACTCCCTCAAATCGTCCAAATCACCC GCTGTTATCAACTATGGTGCCTCATG GTGCCGTGTTTGCAGTCAGATTCTTCCACCCTTCTGCAGGTTCAGCAATGAATTCAAGAATCTTACCTTCATTTATGCTGATATTGACGAATGCCCAGAAACAACACAAAACATCCGATACACCCCAACCTTCCATTTCTACCGGGATGGAGAGAAGGTCGATGAGATGCTTGGTACAGGAGAAGAGAGGCTGCATGACCGGTTATGGTTGCATTCTTGA
- the LOC4336648 gene encoding cytochrome P450 86A8 translates to MEAGTWAVVVAAVAAYMAWFWRMSRGLSGPRVWPVVGSLPGLVRHAEDMHEWIAANLRRTRGTYQTCIFAVPGLARRGGLVTVTCDPRNLEHVLKSRFDNYPKGPFWHGVFGDLLGDGIFNSDGETWVAQRKTAALEFTTRTLRTAMSRWVSRSIHSRLLPILSDAAAAGGGGGGATVDLQDLLLRLTFDNICGLAFGKDPETLARGLPENDFASAFDRATEATLNRFIFPECVWRFKKWMGLGMETTLARSVQHVDRYLSAVIKARKLELAAGNGKGDASSATPHDDLLSRFMRKGTYSDESLQHVALNFILAGRDTSSVALSWFFWLVSTHPAVERKIVRELCTVLAASRGADDPALWLAAPLNFEELDQLVYLKAALSETLRLYPSVPEDSKHVVADDVLPDGTFVPAGSSVTYSIYSAGRMKTVWGDDCLEFRPERWLSADGTKFEPHDSFRFVAFNAGPRICLGKDLAYLQMRNIAGSVLLRHRLAVAPGHRVEQKMSLTLFMKHGLRMEVRPRDLAPIVDELRGAGEYAAAARATAACA, encoded by the coding sequence atggaggCGGGGACGTGGGCGGTGGTCGTGGCGGCCGTGGCCGCGTACATGGCGTGGTTCTGGAGGATGTCGCGCGGGCTGAGCGGGCCGAGGGTGTGGCCGGTGGTGGGGAGCCTGCCGGGGCTGGTGCGGCACGCGGAGGACATGCACGAGTGGATCGCCGCCAACCTCCGCCGCACGCGGGGCACCTACCAGACGTGCATCTTCGCCGTGCCCGGGctggcgcgccgcggcgggctGGTCACGGTGACGTGCGACCCGAGGAACCTGGAGCACGTCCTCAAGTCCCGGTTCGACAACTACCCCAAGGGCCCCTTCTGGCACGGCGTGTTCGGGGACCTCCTCGGCGACGGCATCTTCAACTCCGACGGGGAGACGTGGGTGGCGCagcggaagacggcggcgctggAGTTCACCACGCGCACGCTGCGCACCGCCATGTCGCGGTGGGTGTCGCGGTCCATCCACAGCCGCCTGCTGCCCATCCtgtccgacgccgccgcggccggtggcggtggcggcggcgccaccgtcgACCTCCaggacctcctcctccgcctcaccTTCGACAACATCTGCGGCCTCGCGTTCGGCAAGGACCCCGAGACGCTCGCCCGCGGCCTGCCGGAGAACGACTTCGCCTCGGCGTTCGACCGCGCCACCGAGGCCACTCTCAACCGCTTCATCTTCCCGGAGTGCGTGTGGCGGTTCAAGAAGTGGATGGGGCTCGGCATGGAGACCACGCTTGCGCGCAGCGTCCAGCACGTCGACCGCTACCTCTCGGCGGTCATCAAGGCGcgcaagctcgagctcgccgccggcaacggCAAGGGCGACGCGTCGTCGGCCACGCCGCACGACGACCTCCTGTCGCGCTTCATGCGGAAGGGGACCTACTCCGACGAGTCGCTGCAGCACGTGGCGCTCAACttcatcctcgccggccgcGACACCTCCTCGGTGGCGCTCTCCTGGTTCTTCTGGCTGGTCTCCACCCACCCCGCCGTCGAGCGCAAGATCGTCCGCGAGCTCTGCACCGTCCTGGCCGCGTCGCGCGGCGCCGACGACCCGGCATTGTggctcgccgcgccgctcaaCTTCGAGGAGCTCGACCAGCTCGTCTACCTCAAAGCGGCGCTCTCGGAGACCCTCCGCCTGTACCCCTCCGTGCCGGAGGACTCCAAgcacgtcgtcgccgacgacgtcCTCCCCGACGGCACGTTCGTGCCGGCGGGGTCGTCGGTCACGTACTCCATCTACTCCGCGGGGCGCATGAAGACGGTGTGGGGCGACGACTGCCTGGAGTTCCGGCCGGAGCGGTGGCTGTCGGCCGACGGCACGAAGTTCGAGCCGCACGACTCGTTCAGGTTCGTGGCGTTCAACGCCGGGCCACGCATTTGCCTCGGGAAGGACCTCGCGTACCTGCAGATGAGGAACATCGCCGGCAGcgtgctcctccgccaccgcctggCCGTGGCGCCGGGCCACCGCGTCGAGCAGAAGATGTCGCTCACGCTGTTCATGAAGCACGGGCTCCGGATGGAGGTGCGCCCGCGCGACCTCGCCCCGATCGTCGACGAGCTCCGCGGCGCCGGGGAgtacgccgccgcggcgcgcgccacCGCGGCCTGCGCTTAG
- the LOC4336653 gene encoding calcium-dependent protein kinase 12 yields the protein MGNCFTKTYEIPITSGTMRRPASTAERSKARGGDEPGTWRRPSFPRHGAPPHRPPTGSSSAAGALSRRASGGGGEMGPVLQRAMVSVRSLYQLDRKLGSGQFGTTYLCTERATGNRYACKSVSKRKLVRRTDVDDVRREITILQHLSGQPNIAEFRGAYEDNDHVHLVMEFCSGGELFDRITAKGSYSERQAAAVCRDILTVVHVCHFMGVIHRDLKPENFLLASADDDAPLKAIDFGLSVFIEEGKVYKDIVGSAYYVAPEVLQRNYGKEADIWSAGVILYILLCGTPPFWAETEKGIFDAILVNQVDFSTSPWPSISESAKDLIRQMLHRDPQKRITASQALEHRWLKEGGASDRPIDSAVLSRMKQFKAMNKLKQLALKVIAENLSPEEIKGLKQMFNNMDTDRSGTITVEELKVGLTKLGSRISEAEVQKLMEAVDVDKSGSIDYSEFLTAMINKHKLEKEEDLLRAFQHFDKDNSGYITRDELEQAMAEYGMGDEANIKQVLDEVDKDKDGRIDYEEFVEMMRKGIQT from the exons ATGGGCAACTGCTTCACCAAGACGTACGAGATACCCATCACGTCGGGCacgatgcggcggccggcgtcgaCCGCGGAGCGCAGCAAGGCGCGTGGCGGCGATGAGCCGGGGACGTGGCGGCGGCCGAGCTTCCCGAGGCACGGGGCCCCGCCGCACCGGCCGCCGACGGGCTCGTcttcggcggcgggggcgctgTCCCGGAgggcgtccggcggcggcggggagatggGCCCCGTGCTGCAGAGGGCGATGGTGAGCGTGCGGTCGCTGTACCAGCTGGACCGGAAGCTGGGGAGCGGGCAGTTCGGGACGACGTACCTGTGCACGGAGCGCGCGACGGGGAACCGGTACGCGTGCAAGTCGGTGTCGAAGCGGAAGCTGGTGCGGCGCACCGACGTGGACGACGTGCGCCGGGAGATCACCATCCTGCAGCACCTCAGCGGGCAGCCCAACATCGCGGAGTTCAGGGGCGCGTACGAGGACAACGACCACGTGCACCTCGTCATGGAGTTCTGCTCCGGCGGCGAGCTGTTCGACCGCATCACGGCCAAGGGGAGCTACTCCGAGCGGCAGGCCGCTGCCGTGTGCCGGGACATCCTCACCGTCGTTCACGTCTGCCACTTCATGGGGGTCATACACCGCGACCTCAAGCCGGAGAACTTCCTGCTCGccagcgccgacgacgacgcgccgctCAAGGCCATCGACTTCGGACTCTCCGTCTTCATCGAAGAAG GTAAAGTGTACAAGGACATTGTCGGAAGTGCTTATTATGTGGCGCCAGAAGTGTTACAACGAAATTATGGGAAAGAAGCCGACATCTGGAGCGCTGGGGTGATATTGTATATCCTTCTATGCGGGACGCCCCCATTCTGGGCAG AGACAGAGAAAGGCATATTCGATGCTATACTGGTCAACCAAGTTGATTTCAGTACCAGCCCGTGGCCTTCGATATCTGAAAGTGCAAAGGATCTTATCAGACAAATGTTACATAGAGATCCCCAGAAGAGGATTACTGCATCGCAGGCCTTAG AACATCGATGGCTCAAAGAAGGCGGTGCATCTGACAGACCTATCGATAGCGCAGTCCTATCAAGAATGAAGCAATTCAAGGCAATGAACAAGTTAAAGCAATTAGCTCTTAAG GTAATTGCAGAGAACCTATCACCAGAGGAAATCAAGGGCTTGAAACAGATGTTCAATAACATGGATACAGACAGAAGTGGCACAATCACGGTTGAAGAACTGAAGGTTGGTCTGACAAAGCTAGGATCAAGAATTAGTGAAGCCGAGGTTCAGAAGCTTATGGAAGCA GTTGACGTAGACAAGAGTGGCAGCATTGATTACTCGGAGTTCCTCACAgctatgataaataagcataaACTGGAAAAGGAGGAGGATTTACTTCGTGCATTTCAACATTTTGACAAAGATAACAGCgg GTACATAACAAGAGATGAACTGGAACAAGCCATGGCAGAGTACGGAATGGGTGATGAAGCAAACATTAAACAAGTACTGGATGAAGTTGACAAAGACAAG GACGGGAGAATTGACTATGAAGAGTTTGTGGAAATGATGAGGAAAGGAATACAAACCTGA
- the LOC129457440 gene encoding Alpha-L-fucosidase precursor (The RefSeq protein has 1 substitution compared to this genomic sequence), translating to MATILLLLLGLLVGLPLLRAHGVTGSAAPTPPPLPVLPVPSYAQLQWQLSEMALFLHFGPNTFTDSEWGSVRADPAVFAPSALDAGQWARAAAAGGFGRVVLTAKHHDGFCLWPSALTNYSVAASPWKGGAGDVVGELAAAARAEGIGLGLYLSPWDRHEPVYGDTVAYNEHYLGQMTELLTRYGDVEEVWLDGAKGEGKDMDYMFDAWFALIHQLQQRVVIFSDAGPDTRWVGDEAGVAGYTCWSPFNKSTVTIGHIIPEYSRCGDPFGQDWVPAECDVSIRPGWFWHASEKPKNATTLLDIYYKSVGRNCLLILNVPPNSSGLISTEDMQVLQEFTEIRQTIFSQNFAANATVTASTVRGGLGNQQFAPSNVLQESIYSYWAPEEGQSSWEMLFDLGQSASFNVIQLQEPIQMGQRVIKFRVEILVDELWQTIVEGTTIGYKRLFQFPVVEGQFLKLSIDGARADPLISFFGVFTDSFSVTYSLENHEKPSVVNSSEVIMLRTDHSFGNKSIATM from the exons ATGGCGaccattcttcttcttcttcttgggttGCTTGtcggcctccccctcctccgcgccCATGGCGTCACCGGCTCCGcggccccgacgccgccgcctctgccggtCCTCCCCGTCCCCTCCTACGCGCAGCTCCAGTGGCAGCTCTCCGAGATGGCCCTCTTCCTCCACTTCGGCCCCAACACCTTCACGGATTCCGAGTGGGGCTCCGGCCGCGCCGACCCGGCCGTGTTCGCGCCCTCCGCGCTCGACGCGGGCCagtgggcgcgcgcggcggcggcgggagggttCGGGCGCGTCGTGCTCACGGCCAAGCACCACGACGGCTTCTGCCTCTGGCCCTCGGCCCTGACGAACTACTCGGTGGCCGCCTCGCCGTGgaagggcggcgccggcgacgtcgtcggcgagctcgccgccgccgcgcgcgccgaaGGTATCGGGCTGGGGCTGTACCTCTCGCCGTGGGACCGGCACGAGCCGGTGTACGGCGACACCGTCGCGTACAACGAGCACTACTTGGGCCAGATGACGGAATTGCTCACCAG GTATGGAGATGTGGAGGAAGTTTGGCTTGATGGTGCAAAGGGAGAGGGCAAGGACATGGATTACATGTTTGATGCCTGGTTTGCACTTATCCATCAGCTCCAGCAAAGGGTTGTCATCTTCTCAGATGCTGGACCAGATACAAGATGGGTAGGAGATGAGGCAGGGGTCGCAGGTTATACTTGCTGGTCTCCTTTCAATAAGAGCACGGTGACGATTGGGCACATCATTCCTGA ATATTCACGCTGTGGTGATCCTTTTGGGCAAGACTGGGTTCCTGCAGAATGTGATGTTTCTATCAGGCCTGGTTGGTTTTGGCATGCCTCAGAGAAACCAAAAAATGCCACAACTCTGCTTGACATATACTACAAATCAGTTGGTAGAAACTGCCTACTCATATTGAATGTCCCCCCAAATTCGTCTGGCTTAATTTCTACTGAAGATATGCAAGTCCTTCAGGAATTTACTGAGATTCGGCAGACAATTTTCTCTCAGAATTTTGCTGCAAATGCCACTGTCACAGCAAGCACCGTGCGCGGTGGCCTTGGCAATCAGCAGTTTGCACCCTCCAATGTTCTTCAGGAAAGCATATACTCTTACTGGGCTCCAGAGGAAGGGCAGAGCTCCTGGGAAATGCTCTTTGATCTCGGACAATCTGCTTCATTCAATGTGATCCAGCTTCAGGAGCCTATCCAGATGGGACAACGTGTAATCAAGTTCCGTGTGGAAATCTTGGTGGATGAATTGTGGCAAACAATTGTTGAAGGCACAACAATTGGTTACAAGAGGCTGTTTCAATTTCCAGTTGTCGAAGGTCAATTTCTGAAGCTATCTATTGACGGTGCAAGAGCAGATCCACTTATCTCATTTTTCGGTGTTTTCACGGATTCATTTTCAGTCACATATAGCTTAGAGAATCATGAGAAACCATCGGTTGTTAATAGTAGTGAAGTAATAATGTTGAGGACAGACCATTCTTTTGGCAACAAGAGTATTGCCACAATGTAG